The proteins below are encoded in one region of Penaeus monodon isolate SGIC_2016 chromosome 32, NSTDA_Pmon_1, whole genome shotgun sequence:
- the LOC119593473 gene encoding UV radiation resistance-associated gene protein-like translates to MEAAKASPDEPDGVRFTSQQQVVQLWTYQYALRLRHLSQVVGRNLRGHGTYPAPNPDCPLPSKSPRPLATHGYYYTIHTPKNKDEIYSSELQSTCNPNWVDLQQENISPINLRSLKGVIIKLWFKPETEKEKAHLVTSWGIHFSGLIPIGPVLPYDHDNYEPNTLVLKLRHMFYTAPGSYHQSEPGKLLPLLRFGFSLPLSETKRCYTVSSLSRLHSTKRAQRQQEIRCQETNEVLEMRGVTRTSRASQLAAEVEDYRVKVALLREQLEAEIDQLRALKLSADNLDNQNQEKGLELLGGYQGLHRQLVHVRGLQDVTSGDWESLREACTCLGEWRRMLVSQLPLIYPITQDSDGKKYKICGVHLPDAENYDNCNEVALSVGLGFVAHLIVLMAHLLHVPLRYPVTPNGSLATITDTTSLQLRDSEREFPLYTRGKEREKLHFQYGVFLLNKNIAQIRWYCGIPTPDLRQTLPNLSALMMKITQSSIGGNQPMAIMPDVLVPPPASPVPVNLEVRTPATLLHQQRSPRLPLNPLARSMSQDNTKVPSSIANPQDSSAEWKLGKSDSETDSTSETSPINASLYVREAVPLSGEGRTGKFVFVDKVNHTLVDSGHGDHHNIDERLSHSNGFSFSLDNGLNHIGGKHNPYYKISEISSCDDLKLMNSVSKALGLVHGSDPSLTAKKDRSSAEDAEDDSLPVFKEQTTELLRSWHEDAPSHYEGVSELGSSRKLEEVGVECDESFMCPASKNNPPFSRQDALICNSNKSIESVESLESKLIGGNGKQSQENPVHKESSDFSDTKNTTENEKDTKDSAVSVKEGLETESAALTLKELGVTEDMFLNDVAFRTAALASQNCSFKMSFSRQSTEDEYH, encoded by the exons ATGGAGGCTGCCAAGGCTTCTCCTGATGAGCCAGATGGTGTGAG GTTCACCAGCCAACAGCAAGTGGTACAGCTGTGGACATACCAGTATGCCCTGCGCTTAAGGCATCTGTCACAGGTGGTGGGCAGGAACTTGCGAGGCCATGGCACTTATCCTGCACCGAATCCGGATTGTCCCCTTCCTTCAAAATCCCCACGTCCCTTGGCTACCCATGG GTACTACTATACAATTCACACACCAAAGAACAAAGATGAAATCTATTCTAGTGAGCTTCAGAGCACATGTAATCCCAACTGGGTAGATTTACAGCAGGAGAACATCAGTCCAATAAATCTGAGATCTTTAAAAG GAGTTATCATTAAGTTGTGGTTTAAgccggagacagagaaagagaaagctcaTCTGGTGACGTCATGGGGTATACATTTTAGTGGCCTTATCCCCATTGGCCCAGTCTTGCCTTATGACCATGACAATTACGAACCCAATACCCTGGTCCTCAAGCTGAGGCATATGTTCTATACGGCTCCCGGAAGCTACCACCAGTCTGAGCCAGGGAAGTTACTACCTCTGCTACGCTTTGGGTTTTCCTTGCCACTCTCAGAAACGAAGCGCTGCTATACAGTCAGTTCTTTGTCAAG ATTACATAGCACGAAACGAGCTCAAAGACAGCAAGAAATCAGATGTCAAGAGACAAATGAAGTCCTTGAGATGCGAGGTGTTACGAGAACCTCACGGGCGTCACAGTTAGCTGCTGAG GTTGAAGATTACAGAGTTAAAGTTGCACTTCTCCGTGAACAGCTAGAGGCTGAAATTGATCAGCTGAGGGCTCTTAAACTCTCAGCTGACAATTTGGATAATCAAAACCAAGAAAAAG GCCTGGAGTTATTAGGGGGATACCAGGGCCTTCACAGGCAATTGGTCCATGTCAGAGGCCTACAGGATGTAACCAGCGGTGACTGGGAGAGCCTTAGAGAGGCCTGCACCTGCCTTGGGGAGTGGCGCAGAATGCTTGTGTCACAGTTACCCTTGATTTACCCAATTACTCAA GACAGTGATGGCAAGAAGTATAAGATATGTGGCGTCCATTTGCCTGATGCAGAGAACTATGACAACTGCAATGAAGTGGCTCTTAGTGTAGGGTTGGGTTTTGTAGCACATTTAATTGTCCTCATGGCACACCTCTTACATGTTCCCTTGCGCTACCCTGTTACTCCGAATGGATCACTGGCCACCATCACCGACACCACTTCTTTACAGCTTCGTGACAGTGAGAGGGA ATTTCCTCTATACacccgaggaaaagagagggagaagctgCATTTCCAATATGGTGTGTTTCTGCTCAATAAGAACATTGCACAGATACGATGGTACTGTGGTATTCCAACACCGGACCTCAGGCAGACTCTGCCAAATCTGAGTGCTCTTATGATGAAGATTACTCAGTCCAG catTGGTGGTAACCAGCCAATGGCAATAATGCCAGATGTTCTAGTGCCTCCCCCTGCATCACCTGTTCCTGTAAATCTTGAAGTGCGAACTCCTGCAACTCTCTTGCATCAGCAGCGGTCTCCACGCCTCCCTCTGAATCCCTTGGCTCGCAGCATGTCTCAGGATAATACAAAGGTTCCCTCAAGTATTGCTAACCCTCAAGATAGTTCTGCAGAGTGGAAACTGGGTAAATCCGATAGCGAGACCGATTCCACCAGTGAGACTTCGCCAATTAATGCATCCCTCTATGTAAGAGAAGCAGTTCCTCTGAGTGGAGAAGGTAGAACTGGAAAGTTTGTATTTGTAGACAAAGTTAACCATACTCTTGTTGATTCTGGTCATGGTGATCACCATAATATAGATGAAAGGTTATCTCATTCCAATGGGTTTAGTTTTTCATTAGATAATGGCCTCAATCACATTGGTGGAAAACACAATCCCTATTATAAGATCAGTGAGATTTCTAGTTGTGATGATTTGAAGTTAATGAACAGTGTATCCAAGGCCTTAGGACTCGTACATGGGTCAGATCCTAGTTTGACAGCAAAGAAAGATCGAAGCTCTGCTGAGGATGCAGAGGACGATAGCTTACCGGTTTTCAAAGAACAAACAACAGAGCTGCTTAGGTCATGGCATGAAGATGCTCCCTCTCATTACGAAGGTGTTTCAGAGCTTGGTAGTTCACGAAAGTTAGAGGAAGTAGGTGTAGAGTGCGATGAGTCTTTCATGTGCCCTGCCTCCAAGAATAACCCACCCTTCTCAAGACAAGATGCCCTAATATGCAACAGTAATAAGTCCATTGAGTCTGTAGAATCCCTAGAATCAAAATTAATTGGAGGAAATGGTAAGCAGAGTCAAGAAAACCCTGTACATAAAGAATCTAGTGATTTTAGTGACACAAAGAATACtacagagaatgaaaaagataCAAAAGATTCAGCAGTTAGTGTCAAAGAAGGGCTTGAAACTGAAAGTGCTGCCCTCACTTTAAAGGAACTTGGAGTAACAGAAGACATGTTTCTTAATGATGTTGCTTTCAGAACAGCTGCATTAGCTAGTCAGAACTGTAGTTTTAAAATGTCCTTTTCAAGACAGAGCACTGAAGATGAATATCATTAA
- the LOC119593472 gene encoding cyclin-dependent kinase 1-like, giving the protein MEDYLRIEKLGEGTYGVVYKAKNRKSGKFVAMKKIRLENEEEGVPSTAIREISLLKELQHPNIVLLEDVLMQESKLFLVFEFLNMDLKKYLDSFESGKYVDKKLVKSYCYQLFQGILYCHQRRVLHRDLKPQNLLINEQGVIKIADFGLARAFGIPVRVYTHEVVTLWYRAPEVLLGSSRYSCPVDVWSLGCIFAEMVTKRPLFHGDSEIDQLFRIFRTLTTPTEDNWPGVTQLQDYKANFPKWTDYNLGNSVKQMDSDGLDLLSKTLIYDPTRRISAKEALKHPYFDDLDKSTLPAKN; this is encoded by the exons ATGGAGGATTACTTACGTATAGAAAAGCTTGGAGAGGGAACATATGGCGTGGTATACAAAGCCAAGAACCGCAAAAGTGGGAAGTTTGTGGCCATGAAAAAGATCAGactggagaatgaggaagaaggtgTCCCCTCCACAGCTATCAGAGAAATCTCTCTCCTGAAAGAACTTCAGCATCCCAACATTGTCCT ACTAGAAGATGTATTGATGCAGGAGAGCAAACTTTTCCTTGTGTTCGAGTTCCTCAACATGGATTTGAAGAAATATCTTGACTCTTTTGAATCTGGCAAATATGTAGATAAGAAACTTGTGAAATCTTACTGCTACCAG CTTTTCCAAGGAATTCTCTATTGCCATCAGCGAAGGGTGCTCCACAGAGATCTCAAACCACAGAATCTCCTCATCAATGAGCAGGGCGTCATAAAGATTGCTGATTTTGGCCTTGCTCGCGCATTTGGAATCCCAGTGAGAGTGTATACACATGAG GTTGTGACTCTGTGGTATCGAGCTCCAGAGGTCCTTCTTGGTTCCTCTCGATACTCCTGTCCTGTTGATGTTTGGTCTCTTGGCTGTATATTTGCCGAGATGGTTACTAAACGGCCACTGTTCCATGGTGACTCAGAGATTGACCAGCTCTTCAGGATATTCAG AACCTTAACAACCCCCACAGAAGACAACTGGCCTGGTGTAACACAACTGCAGGACTACAAGGCCAATTTCCCCAAGTGGACTGATTACAATCTTGGAAATTCCGTCAAACAGATGGACAGCGATGGCTTGGACCTTTTATCG AAAACACTGATCTACGATCCGACTCGAAGGATTTCTGCCAAGGAGGCCCTGAAGCACCCCTACTTTGATGATCTCGACAAGTCCACTCTTCCAGCCAAGAATTAA